A window of the Bacteroides thetaiotaomicron VPI-5482 genome harbors these coding sequences:
- a CDS encoding DNA-binding protein produces the protein MNNRRTAPGGQTIHMLSAILAKVTNIEKLLAPAVHNLPDSEILDSKGVRLLTKMSDRTLLRRRNDGTLPFHRDKGKIYYRRSDVLRAMLLEKEEHSKK, from the coding sequence ATGAATAACAGAAGAACTGCACCGGGTGGACAGACAATCCACATGCTTAGTGCCATACTTGCTAAAGTTACTAACATTGAAAAGTTATTGGCTCCTGCCGTACATAATTTGCCGGACAGCGAGATACTGGATTCAAAAGGTGTGCGCCTGCTCACCAAAATGTCGGACAGGACACTTTTAAGACGACGTAATGACGGGACACTTCCCTTTCACAGAGACAAGGGGAAGATATATTACCGCCGCTCGGACGTGCTGCGTGCCATGTTGCTGGAAAAAGAAGAACACTCTAAAAAATAA
- a CDS encoding N-6 DNA methylase: protein MQESLQVPGIRPGRFLDPSAGTGMFINGLKDVPEVHCFEKDKLTGKILSSLYPESRVTIDGFQSIQPYYNNYFDMVSSNIPFGNTRVYDRDFDRSEDVVRKSSLAAVHNYFFLKGMDTLHEGGILAYITTSGVMDSPQNRPVREWLVNHANLVSAIRLPDNLFVDAGTEVSSDLIVLQKNTRKSELTEKERNFIETRLISGSININNSYADLDHIVHTSVSMGKNMYGQPAMNFIHEGGVGAISEHLRQLLAQDVENHLDRKLYDDNLSRSNGSTILKTEFETLLETAGETERQEVQEESPAQPYEPMLNLFAAYADEEQAEVQVVESRPSPSRAPSASRKKKGDEPEMFNLFSQENMYDEAATQEDMTGERAAAEAKWQERRQKFEEERKKEMEPRPFTGETRPEYKNGSIVKSGEQYGYLRGVGTPEVQFHPLKLTVTQQYRAAYYIPLREAYHNLYNKEAETETEQPELREELVKRYDSFYRMFRELNGKDNAKFLLMDAGGREILSLERSVNGKIQKADIFSVPVSFNANEVTHVDTPQEALAASLNKFGEVNLEYMENLSETGRQELLTQLENRIFYNPMMKNYEIKDRFIAGNVVAKVEWIENYLKDYPDDDASKKSLEALQKAIPEPISFELLDFNLGERWIPVSVYEEFAGYLFEAKAHIHYTESIDEFSVSFEETNANITDRYYVKGEKRGYYGNDLLKHALHNTVPDITKTVQDEEGNDIKVRDAEAIQLADAKINEIRSAFTGWLNEQLPEFKQHLADMYNRKFNCYVRPDYDGSLQSFPFLDLKGLGIPSLYDSQKNAVWMLKMNGGGIIDHEVGTGKTLIMCIAAFEMKRLGLANKPMIIGLKSNVHDIADTFKRAYPNARVLYPGKEDFTPEKRVGIFHDIKNNNWDCIILTHDQFGKIPQSPEIQQEIYTQEIDSIEENLAVFEQQGNEVSGWIKKGLERRKENLEAKLEKLEQDIKDRTDDVTDFRQMGIDHLFVDESHNFKNLMFSTRHARVSGLGNPEGSMKAMNMLFAIRTIQERTGRDLGATFLSGTTISNSLTELYLLFKYLRPKEMERQGITCFDGWAAVYAKKSTDFEFSVTNQVVQKERFRYFIKVPELANFYAEITDYKTAEDVGVDRPELNEQLYHIPPTPQQEIFIQKLIKFAETGDATYIDREPLSKAEEKAQMLIATNYSNKMSLDMRLIDPEYGDNPGNKASHCAAKIAEYYYKYLDQKGTQFIFSDLSTYKPDQWNIYSEIRRKLVEDHNIPEKQIKFIQEANSDNARKELFKDMNSGRIRFLFGSTQKLGTGVNAQERAVAIHHLDIP, encoded by the coding sequence ATGCAGGAATCCTTGCAGGTACCGGGAATCCGTCCGGGACGTTTTCTTGACCCTTCTGCCGGAACGGGCATGTTTATCAACGGCTTGAAGGATGTACCCGAAGTCCATTGTTTCGAGAAAGACAAGCTCACGGGAAAAATCCTCTCATCCCTCTATCCGGAAAGCAGAGTGACCATAGACGGTTTCCAGTCCATACAGCCCTATTATAATAACTACTTCGATATGGTTTCATCCAATATACCGTTTGGAAATACCAGAGTTTATGACCGGGATTTTGACCGGAGCGAAGACGTCGTGCGTAAATCCTCACTTGCTGCCGTACATAACTATTTCTTTCTCAAAGGTATGGACACGTTACACGAAGGCGGGATATTGGCCTATATCACGACTTCGGGTGTCATGGACTCGCCACAGAACCGCCCTGTCAGGGAGTGGCTGGTGAACCATGCCAATCTTGTTTCAGCCATACGTCTGCCGGACAACCTGTTTGTTGATGCGGGTACGGAAGTGAGCAGTGACCTGATCGTATTGCAGAAGAATACCCGAAAATCGGAACTTACCGAAAAGGAACGGAACTTTATTGAAACCCGCCTTATATCCGGCAGCATCAATATCAACAACAGCTATGCCGATTTAGACCATATCGTCCATACTTCCGTATCTATGGGTAAAAACATGTACGGACAACCGGCCATGAATTTTATTCATGAAGGAGGTGTCGGTGCCATTTCCGAACATCTCAGGCAGTTATTGGCGCAAGATGTGGAGAACCATCTTGACCGGAAACTTTATGATGACAATCTATCCCGCTCAAACGGCTCCACCATCCTCAAAACAGAGTTTGAGACACTATTGGAAACAGCAGGAGAGACAGAACGGCAGGAGGTACAGGAAGAAAGCCCCGCACAGCCCTATGAACCCATGCTCAACCTGTTTGCCGCCTATGCGGATGAAGAGCAAGCGGAGGTGCAAGTGGTAGAAAGCAGACCTTCACCAAGCCGGGCACCGTCGGCATCCCGCAAAAAGAAAGGGGATGAACCGGAAATGTTCAATCTCTTCTCCCAAGAGAACATGTACGATGAAGCCGCCACGCAGGAAGACATGACCGGGGAACGGGCGGCAGCGGAAGCAAAATGGCAGGAGCGCAGACAAAAATTCGAGGAAGAGCGGAAGAAAGAAATGGAACCACGACCGTTTACCGGAGAGACACGTCCCGAATACAAGAACGGTTCCATCGTGAAATCGGGTGAGCAATACGGATATTTAAGAGGGGTGGGTACTCCCGAAGTACAATTCCATCCGCTTAAACTGACAGTCACCCAACAATACCGGGCCGCCTACTATATCCCGCTCCGTGAAGCCTACCACAATCTCTACAATAAGGAAGCCGAAACGGAAACGGAACAGCCGGAACTACGGGAAGAACTGGTCAAGCGGTATGACAGTTTTTACCGCATGTTCAGGGAATTGAACGGAAAGGACAATGCCAAGTTCCTGCTGATGGATGCCGGAGGACGGGAAATACTTTCATTGGAACGTTCCGTTAACGGCAAGATACAGAAGGCGGATATCTTTTCTGTTCCCGTATCGTTCAACGCCAATGAAGTGACACATGTGGATACACCGCAGGAAGCGCTTGCGGCATCCCTGAACAAGTTCGGGGAAGTCAATCTGGAATATATGGAAAATCTCAGTGAAACAGGCAGGCAGGAACTGCTCACACAACTGGAAAACCGTATCTTCTACAATCCTATGATGAAGAACTATGAAATCAAAGACCGTTTCATAGCGGGCAATGTAGTGGCCAAAGTCGAATGGATAGAGAACTACCTGAAAGACTATCCCGATGACGACGCAAGCAAGAAATCATTGGAAGCCTTGCAGAAAGCCATACCGGAGCCGATCAGTTTCGAACTGCTTGATTTTAATCTGGGAGAAAGGTGGATACCCGTATCCGTATATGAAGAGTTTGCCGGTTATCTTTTTGAGGCAAAAGCCCATATCCACTATACGGAATCCATCGACGAGTTCAGTGTGAGTTTTGAAGAAACGAACGCGAACATCACCGACAGATATTATGTGAAAGGGGAAAAAAGAGGTTATTACGGAAACGACCTGCTGAAACATGCGCTGCACAACACGGTGCCCGACATAACAAAAACCGTGCAGGATGAAGAAGGCAATGATATAAAGGTACGGGATGCCGAGGCCATCCAGCTTGCCGACGCCAAAATCAATGAAATAAGGTCTGCTTTCACAGGCTGGCTGAATGAACAGCTCCCCGAATTTAAACAACACCTTGCGGACATGTACAACCGCAAGTTCAACTGCTATGTACGCCCGGATTATGACGGTTCCCTGCAAAGTTTCCCGTTCCTTGACCTGAAAGGGCTGGGCATACCGTCCTTGTACGACAGCCAGAAAAATGCCGTATGGATGCTGAAGATGAACGGGGGTGGCATAATTGACCACGAGGTGGGTACGGGCAAAACCCTTATCATGTGCATAGCCGCCTTTGAAATGAAACGTCTCGGACTGGCGAACAAGCCGATGATTATCGGACTCAAAAGCAATGTGCATGACATAGCCGACACGTTCAAGAGGGCCTATCCGAATGCCAGAGTGCTGTATCCGGGCAAGGAGGACTTTACGCCGGAGAAGCGTGTCGGAATATTCCATGACATCAAAAATAATAACTGGGACTGTATCATCCTGACACACGACCAGTTCGGGAAAATACCCCAGTCCCCCGAAATACAGCAGGAAATATATACGCAGGAAATAGACAGCATCGAAGAGAATCTCGCCGTATTCGAGCAGCAAGGCAATGAAGTGAGCGGCTGGATAAAGAAGGGGCTGGAAAGAAGAAAGGAAAACCTTGAGGCCAAACTTGAAAAGCTGGAACAGGATATAAAAGACCGGACAGATGACGTGACCGATTTCAGGCAAATGGGCATCGACCATCTCTTCGTTGACGAATCGCACAATTTCAAGAACCTGATGTTCAGTACACGCCATGCGAGAGTTTCCGGTCTGGGCAATCCCGAAGGAAGCATGAAGGCCATGAACATGCTCTTTGCCATCCGTACCATACAGGAGCGCACAGGCAGAGACTTGGGAGCCACATTCTTGTCCGGTACGACCATTTCCAACAGTCTGACGGAACTCTATCTCCTTTTCAAATATCTCCGTCCGAAGGAAATGGAGCGGCAGGGCATCACCTGCTTTGACGGCTGGGCGGCCGTCTATGCGAAGAAAAGCACGGACTTTGAATTTTCCGTGACCAACCAGGTCGTGCAGAAAGAGCGTTTCCGCTATTTTATCAAAGTGCCGGAACTCGCCAATTTTTATGCGGAGATAACCGATTACAAAACGGCCGAAGACGTAGGGGTTGACAGGCCGGAACTCAACGAGCAACTCTATCACATACCGCCCACTCCCCAGCAGGAAATTTTCATTCAGAAACTGATAAAGTTCGCTGAAACCGGGGATGCAACCTACATAGACAGGGAACCTTTGTCCAAGGCGGAAGAAAAGGCACAGATGCTGATCGCCACCAACTACTCGAACAAGATGTCGCTTGACATGCGGCTGATAGACCCTGAATACGGCGATAATCCGGGAAACAAGGCGTCCCATTGTGCAGCCAAGATTGCGGAATATTACTATAAATATCTCGACCAGAAAGGCACACAGTTCATTTTTTCAGACTTGAGTACCTATAAACCCGACCAGTGGAACATCTACAGTGAGATAAGGCGTAAACTCGTGGAAGACCATAATATTCCGGAAAAGCAGATAAAGTTCATTCAGGAAGCAAACAGCGACAACGCACGCAAGGAACTGTTCAAGGATATGAACTCCGGGCGCATCCGTTTCCTTTTCGGCTCCACACAGAAACTGGGAACGGGAGTCAATGCGCAGGAGCGTGCCGTGGCCATCCATCATCTGGACATACCCTGA